The window CGATCTCGTCACCCTTGCCGAAATGAGAGGGGTCCAGCGTCGCGCTGGTCACACCGTCGATCGGCGCGCCGTTCTTGTACCACGTGCACGACTCGACTTCCTGGACGCGACCGCGCGCGCCACCGACGCGCGCCGTCAACTCCGACTGGGCATGCGCGCGCGCCGGGGTGATGACAACCTCGCCCACCCTGGCGACCGCCGCGGTCCGTTCCGGGGCGCCCGCGCTCTTGAACAGGCGGGAAACACCGACGGCGGCGAGAACCGCCACCAGTGCGATAAGTATGGCTCTCCTGGACACCTGGCTCCTCCCGTTCTTTCAAGCACGAACCGCTCCCCCCGAAGGGGGAGCGTTCGTCCCTTGCCCGGCGGCGCGGCGCGCCGCCATTCCGTCAACCCGTCCGAGCCCGGGCGCTACTGCGCCCGGTTCGGATTCGCCTCGACGTCCGGCAGCGTCTCCTGCGAGAAGTCCTTCTTGCCGGGGCCGTCGCTGACCACGATGAGGCCGGCAATCAACTTGCCGTCGGACATGCGGCCACTGACGTTGAGGGACCGTCCGGACACGCTGGAACCCGGTTCGAGCATCCCGCGGCGGGTGTCATAGATCGTCACCTTTTTGGGAATGACGACCTGATGGCTGCCCACGAATATCGTGCCGCTCAACGAACCCGAATAGGTTCCCGACACGAAGGTACCGCGTTCGGACTTGCGGGCACGTTTCTGCTCGCCACTCTTGCCGGCGTCGGCCGGTGCGTGGGCCAGGGCAACCGTGGCAACGGCCGCGATGAGTGCAACTTTGAGTGTCTTCATAACTGTCCACCGCCTTCTTAGTACTGCTGCCGCCACGAGCGGACGATGAGCTGCCGCATCAACCCGTAGGTGTCCTCGGCCAGAATGCGGGTATCGCTGTTCTGAATGAGGACTTTCTCGTTGACGATATCGACCACCGGCTTGGTGACGATGCCGTCGCCGAGGTCGGTGTATCGGTTGTCCGTCGTATCGTTGCCGCTGTCGTCGTCGCCGTCGTAGCCGGCGCCGTTGCGGAACTGCACCGCGTACAGCCACGAGTTTCCGCCCGCGCTGCACGGCTCGCTGTTGGGAGCGTAGCAGGTGAAGTACACGATGCCGGCCACGATCGCGCTCGGTTCCGTGACCCGCTGCCCGGGCGCGAGATCCAGATCCAGGTACCATCCGTCGGCCGCCTCGACCTCGTTGATGGTCGAGGTCTGATCGACGAGATCACCCATGGTGACGGTCTGGCCGTCGTTGCGGTCGATGATGCAGTAGTACCGCCGGGCGCTGGTGTCCAGCATGTCGTCGCGGTGCACATAGCGGCCGGTGCCGAAGTAGATGTACACGTCACGGTCGTAGTCCACGGTCACGGTGGGCTCGGCCTGGATGGGCTCCCCGGACGTCTGGAACAGCAGCTGCTTGCTCGGCGTGCCGCTGGTCAGGTCGATGCGCCACAGGTTTCCCGCCAGGTCGGCGACGTACATCACGTCCTCGACTTCATCGAGGTTCAGGTCCACGGACGTGCAGCTCGTCGCCATGTTGAGGTCGGCGATACTGCTGAGCGCGATATCGCTCACGCTGCTGCCGTCTTCCATGCTGAAACCAACGAGCCTCGCCTCGCCGGCAGCATCCAGGCCGGAGCCGACGAAGGCCACATAATCGTTCGTGTTGGCCATGCGGACGATTTCCGGCTGCGCCCACGACGCACTCACCGAAGCAATGTTGTTCTCCCACATGAAGTCGGGATTGTTGGGATCCGTGATATCGAGGGCGAAGTATGCAGCGCCCCCCTGCTTCTCCCCACCCACCAGCACGGTGCGCCACGCGTTGTTCACGTACACGTCGGCGACGCGCGGGGTCAGGTTGACGGAGAAGTGATGACAGTAGTCCGGGTCCGCGATCTCACTGAGATTGCCCAACTGGTCGTTGGGAATGTAGGCCCACAGTTCCTCGCCGGTCGAGGCCAGGAAGGCATGAACCATGGCGTCGTTGGCGCCCACATAGATGACGCGCTCGCGGTTGGCGTTGGCCGCGTAGAACCCCGCGTAGTCATTGTACAGCGAGTACCCGCCCGGCGGCCCCACCGGCACCGGTGACGATTCCACGATATCCCCCAGGATCCACCCGTTCTCGCGCACGCGGTATCCGGCCACGTCTTCACCGCGCGTCCACGCGATGATTTCGGCCGCCTCCGCGTCCGAGGCCGCGCCCAGGGCCGCACGCAGGTTGCCGGCCTGGCCGGCGGAGAAGTCGCGGCGGGTTCCGCCGACGGAGGTAAAGATGGTGCGCGAACCCGGGCTGCGGTTCAGCAGCACGTCCCCCGCCTCCCACACCGGCAGGTCACCGGTGAGGTATGGCTGCTGGAACGCCTCGAGATAGCCCGTCCAGTCGGAGGGCAGGAACTTGGCGCGGTACAGGTAGTCCGCGGTACCGCCTTCGGTCGAGACGACCGCCACCGCCGCACCCGAGGAGATGCGGTTGACGATGTCGCGCAGCACGCGCGCGAGGCTGTTGGACAGCTCGGCGGCGTTGTTGGCGGTGAAGTACGAACCCTCGCCCGCCGCGGCGGCGTCGGCCAGCACCGGCGCATCGATGTTCATGCCGATGGTGTAGGTGTTGGCGTACTGCTTCCCATCGTCCGCGTCGCCCCACAGGTCGGCGTCCTTGAGCGCCGCCGCAACCTCGTCCAGTGCGTAGCCGTTGCCGTTCGTGTCGGTGTAGCCGGAATTGTCGTCCCGGGTGGGAAGACCGTCGGTGGCAATCACCACGAAGTTGCGCTGGCAGGCGTACTGGATGGCGTTGGCGTCGTAGGTGAAATAGTTCTTGATGGTGACCAGCGCCTCCGCCAGCGGCGTGTACCCGCTGCCGCGGATGGCGTTGACCTGGGTGGCGATGGTGGCCCGGTCGGTGCCCAAGTCGGACACCTTCAGGCCGCCGATTTCGCCGTTGAACTTGAACACGCCGAAGCGAATGCGCGAATCGGCCGCGGCGATGACGGCGTTGACCGCCGCCTTGGCCAGCTGGATGCGCGTGTACACCGGGATCTCCGCCCGCTCCGTCGCCGTCGCGTGGTAGAAGACCCAGTTCAGGTAGTTCCCCGTGTAGGAACCGGCCTCGCCCTGGTCGCTGGCGGCCAGCTTGGCCGTTGGCGTGGTGGGCGCGCTGTTGATGAAGCTGCGCGGGCTGTAGGTGCCGGTGGTGTTCACGTTGTAGTCGCGACTGCGGTTGAACGCCCCCGACCAGTTCCTCCCTGCATCGTAGTTGTCGTGCATGATGGCCTCGTTCATGCTGCCGGAGCTGTCGAACAGGAACACCACGTTCGCGTCGACCGATCCCTGCAGAACAAACAGAGGATAATCACAACTCTGCGCGAGCGCAGCCGGGGCTACCCCCGCCAGCACGCACGCGGCCATGATCCCGATGATGAGTCTCGTACGCATATTCAGCACCTGCCTTGGGCTAGTATTCATTGCCCGCGTCTCGGAGCAGGCGGTCGGCTTGAACTTCGAGCTCCGCCTCGCTCTCTTTTGAGCTTGCACCCTGTGCATCTACGGTGAATCTGTAGTCCTTGTATTCCGGTGGCCACCCGGGCCGGTAATCGCGCCCCGTGTAGGTGACGTCGTAGCGGTAGCGGTTGTCCTCCGACGTGGAGGTGGGCAACGAGTTGAAGCTGGCCTGATCGAGCACCACCGTGGATGGCGGCACCAGCACGTCGCTCGGCCCGGTGATGTTGCGGATCCAGTTGATCGCTTCCTCGCTGCCGGCGTCCGACGAATGCACCGCACGCGTGTGGGTGTACTCGTTGTAGGTCACGCGCTTCTCGGAGCTGGCGATCCCCGCGATGATCGCGCCGGTCACGGCGAGACCCAGCAGGAAGAACAGCGTCGTGACGAGCGCGCTTCCCCTCTCATTCTGGATGAGCTTCTTCATATCCTGCTCCTTTGTCACCGTGTCCACGCCTAGCCGTTGCGCAGGCCGACGCGGGTATCGGTGTCCACGTCGCCCCCGCCATTGGTGGTGGTGGTGATGTTGATACCGATGGAACGAATGCGGTTGATGTCCGCGCCCACGACCGGCGCAGCGATGGGCGTATTGGTGTCGTCAAAATAGGTGAAGGCGCACGCGGTCACGTTGTTGATGAGCGTCTGCGGCCCTGTGCCCGGGTCGCGCATCACCGCCTGCTGCAGCGGGTCGTAGTAGTAGAGCACCGTCTCCGACGGCTCTGCCGTGGAAATGACTGCATCCGCGTTGTAGTCCGCCTGCACGTGGACGCTGTCCCCGCTGGCCATCAGGAAGGGCACAATCGGGTTTCCGTCCACCACCGGGTCGCAGCCGGCAGTGCGCAGTTCCGTGATCATCAGGGATACGGCGGCGCGGACGTTCATCTGCTGGCCGGCGCGCAGCGTGGTGTTGCCATACAGGCGGTTGGTGGAGAAGAACACATTGTTGATGACGGCGAGCACGATGGCGAAGATCACGATCGTCATCATCAGTTCCACCAGGGTCACCCCGGTGTCACCCCCGGTGCGCTTTGTCATATTCAGGCTGGTGCGCATGGGTCGTCCTTTCACCGTGCGGACATCATGTTGATGATCTGAAGGCTCTGCGGCCGGCCGTGCTCGGTCCAGTTTACCGACAGCGTGATCCGGTCCAGGCGCGCGGGCACCGGTCCGGGCACCAGGGTGGTCACATCGCGGCGCCACGTGTAGACGTCCACCAGGCCGCTGTCCGTGGCCACGTTGCCGGAGCCCAAGCTCTTGGCCGACTCCATCTGCATCTGGGCCAGGGCGAGCGCCTCGGTGAAGCGCCCGGAGTCGGCCACATTCTGCTGCGCGCGGGTCTGGATGAACGCCAGCGGCAGCAGACCGACGGCGAGGATGGCCATCACGACCATCAGTTCGACGAGGCTGAAACCACGCTGTGCGGCGGTGGTGCGATCAGTAGTTGGCATGTTCCACACTCCCGCTGGGCAGAACCGACACCACAACGGAACTGGTGCTGCCGGCGACGGTGATGTCGGCCGCGTCCGCCAAGCCCCAGGCGTAGAAATTGGGGTTGTTGCTGGCCGCGAACGTGATTCCGTCCGGCGCGTTGGTGGTCCGCTCCACGGTGCCGTCGACGGTGTCGACGACCTGGTACTGGTCGTTCGCAAAGTTGATCTGCATGGTCCGCCGCTTGGCGATGGCCATCGAGCGCGCATAGTAGATATCGGTCATCAACTGATTCCGCGATCCCACCTGACGCTGCCTTTTGAGATACCCGGAGAAATTGGGCACCGTGATGGCGGTCAGGATGCCGATGATGGCCACCACCACCATGAGTTCGACGACGGTGAAGCCGGAATGGTCGATTCTGCGATATTTGAAGCGCATACAGTTCTCCTGCGACGAGGTGTGCAAGCGATATGCCAGCGGTCCCGCCCCCCTGCACCGCCATTCGGAGGCGTCCTGAACCCCTTTTCGAAGTCACGCGCGCGCCGGGCAATCCTTGCCGGTCGGGCGGGCCGGTGCAAATTGCGCATCCCGTGCCTGCCGCCGCGCGCCACCGGCCGCAAAACCTTCTCGGCGCAGCGGGTTGTGTCTGACCGGCTCGGCCAGGCCAGTTGGCGCCCGCCGGCCCGGTTTCGTTCCCTCGCCCGAAAACGCCAGGGGCGGCGGAGCCCATCGCTCCGCCGCCCCGGGGTGGTCGATCCGCTGGGCGGGTTTCACTCCACGAACTAGCCAACCACTTTCGGCGTGACGAAGATGATGAGCTCGCGCTTACCCTTCGTCTTGGACTTGCTGCGGAACAACGGCCCGATGAGCGGCACGTCCTTGAGCACCGGGACGCCCGTGGTCAGGCTGGTCTCGGTGTCGCTGATGAGTCCGCCGATGACCGCCGTCTCGCCATCCCGAACCACGACCCGCGTGTCGGCCTCCTGCAGCGTGATGATCACGCCACCCTGGACGGTCGCCTGCTGGGCGAGGTCGGACAGCTCCGGATGGAGGTCCATGGTGATGGTGCCGTCCGCATTCACGTGCGGGACGACTTCGAGAATGACACCGATCTTCTTGAGCTCGGTGATGGGGTTGCCGGCCTCGTCGGAGACGATCAGCGGAATCTCCTTACCCACCATGATACGGGCTTCCTTGTTGTCGGCCGTCGTGATCCGCGGGTTGGAGATGATGTTGGCCTTCTGATCCTTCTCCAGGGCCTGGATGATCAGGTTGAGGTCGCCCCACGACTGCACGGTACCGACGCGGACCTGCGAGAAGGGGTCCAGGACGGGGCTACCGGTGACGATGTCGCCGGCCGCGTTGGCGCCCTGCAGGTTCAACGCCTGCCACTGCACGCCGAGTTCCTGGGTCACCGTGGCGTCGACGTCGACCATCTTGGCGACGATCTCCACCTGGCGCAGCTTCTGGTCCATGGACTTGATCATCTCGACGATCTCATCCACGCGGGTGGGGACCTCGTTGACGATCACGGAGTTGGTTCCCTGCTCGGACTCGATGGTACCGCGCGGGGTTCCAACCTTGGACATGGCCATCTTGACTTCCTTGGCATTCAGGTAGTCCAGACGGACCACGCGGGCCACCAGGGACTGGTTCTCTTCCTTCTTGCGCTCGACGTTGACCGCAGTCAGTTCGTTGTTCTGCAGCTCGTCCATGGGCGCAACGCGGATGATGCCGTAGTCCTCGCGCCAGCCGTAGCCCTGGCTCTTCAGGATCGAATCGAGCGCTTCCTTCCAGGGCACGTTCTTGAGGTGAATGACAACCGGGCCCTCCACGTTCGGGGCGGCGATAATATTGACGCCCGAGAACTCGGAGATGGAGCGCAGCACCGTCTTGATGTCGGCGCCCTGCACGTCGATCGTCATCGGCTGGTTGGACAGCGCGGCGCCGTAGACAGGAGTGGCCATCTCGGCCGCCGCACGCGGCGTGCTCTGCGCCATGACGATTTCGTCGCTCGGCTGGACGGTCTGGTTGACCGGCTCCGGCCAATCGGACTCCGAGGTGGGCAGCTCACTCGCCGCGGCCGCCTCGTCGTTCCATTCGTTCCGGGCCGCCGTGTCGTCCGCCACGGCCATGGTGGCCGCAACCGCCTCCGGCTTCACCTGCGGGGTCTCCGCGGGCCTGGCCGGCGCCTCGACGGCCTTGGCAGCCGTCTCGGCGGGATTGGCGGCAGGCTTGGCAGCCGTCTCCACCGGCGTGGCCGGCGTGTCGGCGGGCTTCGCAGCCTCGACCGTCGTCTCGGCCGCCGCAACGGCGGGCTCCATCGCTTCCGCGGCTGCCTCGGGGGCGGCTTCCGGCGCCGGCGCGGTGGCGTCGACATCCGTGTCGCCGGCCATGGAGGCGCCCATCACCGG of the Candidatus Krumholzibacteriia bacterium genome contains:
- a CDS encoding prepilin-type N-terminal cleavage/methylation domain-containing protein, which encodes MKGRPMRTSLNMTKRTGGDTGVTLVELMMTIVIFAIVLAVINNVFFSTNRLYGNTTLRAGQQMNVRAAVSLMITELRTAGCDPVVDGNPIVPFLMASGDSVHVQADYNADAVISTAEPSETVLYYYDPLQQAVMRDPGTGPQTLINNVTACAFTYFDDTNTPIAAPVVGADINRIRSIGINITTTTNGGGDVDTDTRVGLRNG
- a CDS encoding prepilin-type N-terminal cleavage/methylation domain-containing protein; this translates as MPTTDRTTAAQRGFSLVELMVVMAILAVGLLPLAFIQTRAQQNVADSGRFTEALALAQMQMESAKSLGSGNVATDSGLVDVYTWRRDVTTLVPGPVPARLDRITLSVNWTEHGRPQSLQIINMMSAR
- a CDS encoding PilC/PilY family type IV pilus protein, with product MRTRLIIGIMAACVLAGVAPAALAQSCDYPLFVLQGSVDANVVFLFDSSGSMNEAIMHDNYDAGRNWSGAFNRSRDYNVNTTGTYSPRSFINSAPTTPTAKLAASDQGEAGSYTGNYLNWVFYHATATERAEIPVYTRIQLAKAAVNAVIAAADSRIRFGVFKFNGEIGGLKVSDLGTDRATIATQVNAIRGSGYTPLAEALVTIKNYFTYDANAIQYACQRNFVVIATDGLPTRDDNSGYTDTNGNGYALDEVAAALKDADLWGDADDGKQYANTYTIGMNIDAPVLADAAAAGEGSYFTANNAAELSNSLARVLRDIVNRISSGAAVAVVSTEGGTADYLYRAKFLPSDWTGYLEAFQQPYLTGDLPVWEAGDVLLNRSPGSRTIFTSVGGTRRDFSAGQAGNLRAALGAASDAEAAEIIAWTRGEDVAGYRVRENGWILGDIVESSPVPVGPPGGYSLYNDYAGFYAANANRERVIYVGANDAMVHAFLASTGEELWAYIPNDQLGNLSEIADPDYCHHFSVNLTPRVADVYVNNAWRTVLVGGEKQGGAAYFALDITDPNNPDFMWENNIASVSASWAQPEIVRMANTNDYVAFVGSGLDAAGEARLVGFSMEDGSSVSDIALSSIADLNMATSCTSVDLNLDEVEDVMYVADLAGNLWRIDLTSGTPSKQLLFQTSGEPIQAEPTVTVDYDRDVYIYFGTGRYVHRDDMLDTSARRYYCIIDRNDGQTVTMGDLVDQTSTINEVEAADGWYLDLDLAPGQRVTEPSAIVAGIVYFTCYAPNSEPCSAGGNSWLYAVQFRNGAGYDGDDDSGNDTTDNRYTDLGDGIVTKPVVDIVNEKVLIQNSDTRILAEDTYGLMRQLIVRSWRQQY
- a CDS encoding GspH/FimT family pseudopilin, which translates into the protein MTDIYYARSMAIAKRRTMQINFANDQYQVVDTVDGTVERTTNAPDGITFAASNNPNFYAWGLADAADITVAGSTSSVVVSVLPSGSVEHANY
- a CDS encoding AMIN domain-containing protein; the protein is MKRLSAKHVTIVMGLVAGLVMLASIVIGDVTSVDSIELAESPTASTYMINPSGVVQYQEYAMSNPSRLVIDLVGVKNDVATESLRADGRLITAVRASQFQSEPDLVTRVVFELADGTRYKVTRKGTAIEVIFTGTAPVMGASMAGDTDVDATAPAPEAAPEAAAEAMEPAVAAAETTVEAAKPADTPATPVETAAKPAANPAETAAKAVEAPARPAETPQVKPEAVAATMAVADDTAARNEWNDEAAAASELPTSESDWPEPVNQTVQPSDEIVMAQSTPRAAAEMATPVYGAALSNQPMTIDVQGADIKTVLRSISEFSGVNIIAAPNVEGPVVIHLKNVPWKEALDSILKSQGYGWREDYGIIRVAPMDELQNNELTAVNVERKKEENQSLVARVVRLDYLNAKEVKMAMSKVGTPRGTIESEQGTNSVIVNEVPTRVDEIVEMIKSMDQKLRQVEIVAKMVDVDATVTQELGVQWQALNLQGANAAGDIVTGSPVLDPFSQVRVGTVQSWGDLNLIIQALEKDQKANIISNPRITTADNKEARIMVGKEIPLIVSDEAGNPITELKKIGVILEVVPHVNADGTITMDLHPELSDLAQQATVQGGVIITLQEADTRVVVRDGETAVIGGLISDTETSLTTGVPVLKDVPLIGPLFRSKSKTKGKRELIIFVTPKVVG